Proteins found in one Labrenzia sp. VG12 genomic segment:
- a CDS encoding methylglyoxal synthase: MTATPTLALVAHDAKKDVMVEFALRHREKLADFNLVGTGTTGGRILEACPELKLTRLKSGPLGGDQQIGAMIAEGELQGLIFFVDPLSPMPHDVDVKALMRLALVYDMPMALNPSTADILLRSARLQGLRTTSETPEVGAVSS; this comes from the coding sequence ATGACAGCCACGCCCACCCTTGCGCTTGTCGCTCATGACGCCAAGAAGGATGTCATGGTGGAGTTTGCCCTGCGACATCGGGAGAAGCTGGCCGATTTCAATCTTGTCGGCACCGGAACGACCGGCGGCCGGATCCTGGAAGCCTGCCCGGAGCTGAAACTGACCCGGCTGAAAAGCGGCCCGCTCGGCGGTGACCAGCAGATCGGCGCGATGATCGCGGAAGGCGAGCTGCAGGGTCTGATCTTCTTTGTCGATCCCCTGTCGCCCATGCCGCACGATGTCGACGTCAAGGCTTTGATGCGGCTTGCGCTTGTCTATGACATGCCGATGGCCCTCAACCCGTCGACCGCTGATATCCTGCTGCGTTCCGCGCGCCTGCAGGGTCTCAGAACCACTTCAGAGACACCCGAAGTCGGCGCCGTTTCCTCATGA
- a CDS encoding sugar-binding transcriptional regulator, giving the protein MPRSMQARDDDWTSYMAIRAAWLSFVGGRTQGEIASQLGVSPAKVHRLIAHAQKSGFVKFQIDGRPMECLELEKELTQHFGLTNCIIAPDLGGGDDDTALRAVAVSAAQFLGGLLSGASVTRLGVGMGRTLTAAVEALPKFARTDLEIMSICGSLTRTLAANPYDIVQKMQERTGGIGYYLPVPYFAENQDEKAMFLTQRSVQDLMDRARQSDAFLIGIGSVENEGHLVQRGMISKKEQEELLSGGAVCDLMGRFLTLEGSLAPDPLGDCAVGLHFDEVRGRRVIALVGGESKVEATLAALRTGVITDLVTDETLARALSARAGLQLAQTA; this is encoded by the coding sequence GTGCCACGCAGCATGCAGGCGCGCGACGACGACTGGACATCCTATATGGCCATCCGTGCGGCATGGCTGTCCTTTGTGGGCGGCCGCACGCAGGGAGAGATTGCGTCCCAGCTGGGTGTGTCGCCGGCCAAGGTGCACCGCCTGATCGCCCATGCCCAGAAATCCGGCTTTGTAAAATTCCAGATCGACGGCCGTCCGATGGAATGCCTGGAACTGGAAAAGGAACTGACCCAGCATTTCGGTCTCACCAATTGCATCATTGCGCCGGATCTCGGTGGCGGCGACGACGATACGGCGCTCCGGGCGGTTGCAGTTTCTGCAGCCCAGTTTCTCGGCGGGCTTTTGAGTGGGGCAAGCGTTACCCGGCTGGGCGTTGGCATGGGGCGGACGCTGACAGCAGCGGTCGAGGCGCTGCCGAAGTTTGCGCGGACCGATCTTGAAATCATGTCGATCTGCGGCTCCCTGACCAGAACACTCGCCGCCAACCCCTATGACATCGTCCAGAAAATGCAGGAGCGGACCGGTGGCATCGGCTACTACCTGCCCGTGCCCTATTTTGCCGAGAACCAGGACGAGAAGGCGATGTTCCTGACCCAGCGCAGCGTTCAGGATCTGATGGACCGCGCGCGGCAGTCCGATGCGTTCCTGATCGGCATCGGCTCGGTCGAAAACGAAGGCCATCTCGTACAACGCGGCATGATTTCGAAGAAAGAACAGGAAGAATTGCTGTCGGGCGGCGCGGTCTGTGATTTGATGGGCCGGTTCCTGACGCTGGAAGGAAGTCTGGCACCCGATCCGCTCGGCGATTGCGCCGTCGGATTGCACTTTGATGAAGTGCGCGGGCGCCGCGTGATTGCGCTGGTGGGCGGAGAGAGCAAGGTGGAAGCCACCCTGGCTGCTCTGCGCACCGGTGTCATTACCGACCTGGTGACGGATGAGACCCTTGCGAGGGCTCTGAGTGCACGGGCCGGGTTGCAGTTGGCGCAGACCGCATGA
- the putA gene encoding bifunctional proline dehydrogenase/L-glutamate gamma-semialdehyde dehydrogenase PutA, translating into MTAQSAAMTTFENTDIEPFRAAYAPDDKPLVETLLKEAKGDPVVEKLIDQRARGYIEDMRSVQVGLGGVEDFMREFGLTTREGLAMMVLAEALLRVPDAQTADKLIEDKLAAAKFDDPSGPKSDTWLVSASSWALGVTSRLLHPGDTPQSILSSLVKRMGMPTVRVATRKAMQLLGHQFVLGETIQKALERAKAQEAKGYRYSYDMLGEGARTAKDAERYFQSYANAIEAIGKSAGDKDLPERPGISVKLSALHPRYEAVNGERVRDELLPKLRELVQMAKDRNLNFTVDAEEADRLEISLDVIAMLLNDPVTEGWDGFGLAVQAYQKRGVEVIDWLVRAARKTNRKLMVRLVKGAYWDTEIKHAQEGGAEGYPVFTRKAATDLSYLCCAKRMLAARDVLYPQFATHNALTVAQIIELAGGKAEGYEFQRLHGMGESLYKSVVERDGFPCRIYAPVGGHKDLLAYLVRRLLENGANSSFVTIVGDANVPTEDLLKRPEQLLDHGHHAVNRSIPLPKELYGASRDNSDGIEFGWAAERNLLTSGMAKTTAPFTEAGPLGAGLKAAGEVHPVFAPMDGSTRVGTVRFADKDTAYKAIVNAQKGFEAWSRRPVEERAAALDKVGDLLEEHRDRLMMILSMEAGKCLTDGIAEIREAVDFCRYYAAEARAQFGEGRLMPGPTGEENRYRHRGRGVFVCISPWNFPLAIFLGQISAALLAGNAVVAKPAEQTPLIAYETAKLMYQAGVPEDAFYLLPGEGDVGAALTSHPAVAGVAFTGSTETAWAINGTLATKRGPIVPLIAETGGINAMIVDATALPEQVCDDVMMSAFRSAGQRCSALRLLYVQEDVADSLLAMLEGAAKELSLGDPRLPSTDIGPVIDDEARDNIRAHVDDMKESQKLRFAGQTPQGKLANGSWVAPHIIELDKAEALTREVFGPVLHVVRYKARDLDEVLDQIAGTGYGLTLGVHSRIDATVKKVVDRLSVGNVYVNRNTIGAVVGTQPFGGSGLSGTGPKAGGPSYLTRFALEQVVSINTAAAGGNASLVAASDD; encoded by the coding sequence ATGACCGCACAGTCTGCAGCCATGACGACTTTTGAAAACACTGATATCGAACCGTTCCGCGCGGCCTATGCCCCGGACGACAAGCCGCTTGTCGAAACCCTCTTGAAAGAGGCCAAGGGCGATCCGGTGGTCGAAAAACTGATCGACCAGCGTGCCCGCGGCTACATTGAGGACATGCGCTCCGTCCAGGTCGGCCTTGGTGGGGTCGAGGACTTCATGCGCGAATTCGGCCTGACGACGCGCGAGGGCCTCGCCATGATGGTGCTGGCGGAGGCGTTGCTGCGTGTGCCGGATGCCCAGACCGCCGACAAGCTGATCGAGGACAAGCTGGCGGCTGCCAAATTCGACGACCCCTCGGGTCCGAAATCCGACACCTGGCTGGTGTCGGCTTCCTCCTGGGCGCTGGGCGTCACCTCACGCCTGCTGCACCCGGGCGACACGCCGCAATCGATCCTGTCCAGCCTGGTGAAACGCATGGGCATGCCGACCGTGCGAGTGGCGACCCGCAAGGCCATGCAGCTGCTCGGGCACCAGTTCGTGCTTGGTGAAACCATCCAGAAGGCACTGGAACGGGCCAAGGCGCAGGAAGCCAAGGGTTACCGCTATTCCTACGATATGCTGGGGGAAGGTGCCCGCACCGCAAAGGATGCCGAGCGCTACTTCCAGTCCTATGCCAATGCCATTGAAGCCATTGGCAAGTCCGCCGGCGACAAGGATCTGCCGGAGCGGCCGGGCATTTCGGTGAAACTGTCGGCGCTGCATCCGCGTTACGAGGCCGTCAATGGCGAACGTGTGCGCGATGAACTCCTGCCGAAACTGCGCGAACTGGTCCAGATGGCCAAGGACCGCAATCTCAACTTCACCGTCGATGCCGAAGAGGCCGACCGGCTGGAGATTTCCCTAGACGTCATCGCCATGCTGCTGAACGACCCGGTTACCGAAGGCTGGGACGGCTTTGGTCTGGCGGTGCAGGCCTATCAGAAACGCGGTGTTGAGGTGATCGACTGGCTGGTCAGGGCCGCGCGCAAGACCAATCGCAAGCTGATGGTACGGCTCGTCAAGGGCGCCTACTGGGATACGGAAATCAAGCACGCCCAGGAAGGCGGCGCCGAGGGCTACCCGGTCTTCACCCGCAAGGCGGCGACCGATCTCTCCTATCTGTGCTGTGCCAAACGCATGCTGGCCGCTCGTGACGTGCTTTACCCGCAATTTGCCACGCACAATGCCTTGACCGTCGCCCAGATCATCGAACTGGCCGGCGGCAAGGCCGAAGGCTACGAGTTCCAGCGTCTCCACGGCATGGGTGAGAGCCTCTACAAGTCGGTTGTTGAGCGCGACGGTTTTCCCTGCCGGATCTACGCCCCGGTCGGCGGTCACAAGGATCTCCTGGCCTATCTGGTGCGCCGGCTTCTGGAAAACGGCGCCAATTCCTCCTTCGTCACCATTGTCGGCGACGCCAATGTGCCGACCGAAGATCTTCTGAAACGGCCCGAGCAGCTGCTTGACCATGGCCACCACGCGGTCAATCGTTCGATCCCGCTGCCAAAGGAGCTCTATGGCGCCAGCCGTGACAATTCCGATGGCATCGAGTTCGGCTGGGCCGCTGAGCGCAACCTTCTGACCAGCGGCATGGCCAAAACCACGGCCCCCTTCACCGAAGCGGGCCCGCTCGGTGCCGGGCTGAAGGCGGCTGGGGAGGTCCATCCGGTCTTTGCGCCGATGGATGGCAGCACCAGGGTCGGCACGGTCCGCTTTGCCGACAAAGACACAGCGTACAAGGCCATCGTGAACGCGCAAAAGGGGTTCGAGGCCTGGTCCAGGCGTCCGGTTGAAGAGCGGGCGGCTGCGCTCGACAAGGTCGGCGATCTCCTGGAAGAACATCGCGACCGGCTGATGATGATCCTCTCCATGGAAGCCGGGAAATGCCTGACGGACGGCATTGCCGAGATCCGCGAGGCGGTCGATTTCTGCCGTTATTATGCGGCCGAGGCGCGTGCGCAATTTGGCGAAGGCCGGCTGATGCCTGGTCCGACCGGCGAGGAAAACCGCTACCGCCACCGCGGCCGCGGGGTCTTCGTCTGCATTTCGCCCTGGAATTTCCCGCTGGCGATCTTTTTGGGCCAGATCAGCGCCGCGCTGCTGGCCGGCAATGCCGTTGTTGCCAAACCGGCGGAACAAACGCCGCTGATTGCCTATGAAACCGCCAAGCTGATGTACCAGGCCGGCGTTCCGGAAGATGCGTTCTACCTGCTGCCCGGTGAAGGCGATGTCGGCGCCGCCCTGACCTCCCATCCGGCGGTGGCTGGCGTGGCCTTTACCGGCTCCACCGAAACCGCCTGGGCAATCAATGGCACGTTGGCAACCAAACGCGGTCCGATCGTGCCGCTGATTGCCGAAACCGGCGGGATCAACGCCATGATTGTTGACGCAACGGCCCTGCCCGAGCAGGTCTGCGACGATGTCATGATGTCGGCCTTCCGCTCCGCCGGCCAGCGCTGCTCGGCTTTGCGCCTGCTCTATGTTCAGGAAGATGTCGCCGACAGCCTGCTGGCCATGCTGGAAGGCGCGGCGAAGGAGCTCTCCCTCGGCGATCCGCGCCTGCCGTCAACTGACATCGGCCCCGTGATTGATGACGAGGCCCGCGACAACATCCGGGCGCATGTCGATGACATGAAGGAAAGCCAGAAGCTCCGCTTCGCCGGTCAGACGCCACAGGGCAAACTCGCCAACGGCTCCTGGGTGGCGCCGCACATCATCGAGCTCGACAAGGCCGAAGCGCTGACGCGCGAAGTCTTCGGCCCGGTTCTGCATGTTGTGCGCTACAAGGCCAGGGATCTTGACGAAGTGCTCGACCAGATCGCCGGCACCGGCTACGGCCTGACGCTCGGCGTGCACAGCCGCATCGATGCGACGGTGAAGAAGGTTGTCGACCGGCTTTCCGTCGGCAATGTCTATGTCAACCGCAACACCATCGGCGCGGTGGTCGGCACGCAGCCTTTTGGCGGTTCCGGACTTTCCGGCACCGGTCCGAAGGCCGGCGGCCCGTCCTACCTGACAAGGTTCGCGCTGGAACAGGTCGTCTCGATCAACACGGCGGCGGCCGGCGGCAATGCCAGCCTGGTCGCCGCGTCGGACGACTGA
- a CDS encoding DUF1194 domain-containing protein, which yields MTFASAQYSYDPANEVDVELVLAVDISQSMDTEEQEVQRAGYVAALTSREFLDAIQVGPIGRVAVTYMEWGGVDEHFIVADWTVIQDEASAAHFASKIAEAPLRQVQRTSIASALQKSVQLVQNNQFMGLRRVIDISGDGPNNQGGSVTEMRDRMVAAGVTINGLPLMMKSNKNTWQAMLNLDHYYEDCVIGGPGSFAIPVRSQEGFADAIRMKLVMEIAGLHLPEPDAYFQRASGREPIRCNLFD from the coding sequence ATGACATTCGCCTCGGCGCAATACAGCTACGATCCGGCCAACGAGGTCGATGTCGAGCTTGTCCTGGCGGTCGACATTTCCCAGTCCATGGATACCGAAGAGCAGGAAGTCCAGCGCGCCGGCTATGTGGCCGCCCTGACCTCCCGCGAGTTCCTTGATGCCATCCAGGTCGGCCCGATCGGCCGGGTCGCCGTCACCTATATGGAATGGGGCGGTGTCGATGAACACTTCATCGTTGCCGACTGGACCGTAATCCAGGACGAAGCCTCCGCCGCTCACTTCGCTTCGAAAATCGCCGAAGCTCCGCTGCGCCAGGTCCAGCGAACCTCCATCGCCTCGGCCCTCCAGAAATCCGTGCAGCTGGTACAGAACAACCAGTTCATGGGTCTGCGCCGCGTAATCGACATTTCCGGTGACGGACCGAACAACCAGGGTGGTTCTGTCACCGAGATGCGGGACCGGATGGTTGCTGCCGGTGTGACCATCAACGGCCTTCCGCTGATGATGAAATCCAACAAGAACACCTGGCAGGCCATGCTCAATCTCGACCACTATTACGAGGATTGCGTGATCGGCGGCCCGGGCTCCTTCGCAATTCCGGTGCGCAGCCAGGAAGGCTTTGCCGATGCGATCCGCATGAAACTGGTCATGGAGATCGCCGGCCTGCACCTGCCGGAGCCGGACGCCTATTTCCAGCGTGCTTCCGGGCGTGAACCGATCCGCTGCAATCTGTTCGACTGA
- a CDS encoding Lrp/AsnC ligand binding domain-containing protein: MLDAIDRRILKVLQEDARITNTDLSERISLSATATAERMKRLVRDGYIERFSASLDPKKIDRGLLVFVEIRLERTSPEIFDAFKTAVERAPDILECHMVAGGFDYLMKSRVKDMEAYRAFLSDVVLTLPGVRETHTYAVMEEIKDTHILPV, translated from the coding sequence ATGCTCGACGCGATAGACCGGCGTATTCTGAAGGTTCTTCAGGAAGATGCCCGCATAACCAACACGGATCTGTCCGAGCGGATCAGCCTGTCGGCCACCGCAACAGCCGAGCGCATGAAACGGCTGGTGCGGGACGGTTACATCGAACGGTTCTCCGCCAGTCTCGATCCGAAGAAGATCGATCGCGGCCTGCTGGTCTTTGTCGAGATCCGGCTGGAGCGCACCTCGCCGGAAATTTTCGACGCGTTCAAGACTGCCGTCGAGCGCGCTCCCGACATCCTGGAGTGTCACATGGTGGCCGGCGGCTTCGACTACCTGATGAAGAGCCGCGTCAAGGACATGGAAGCCTATCGGGCCTTCCTGTCGGACGTGGTGCTGACCCTTCCCGGTGTGCGCGAGACCCACACCTATGCGGTCATGGAGGAAATCAAGGACACGCACATCCTGCCGGTCTGA
- a CDS encoding ABC transporter substrate-binding protein translates to MKRLFAATLGFLGTLLVSQTSLAQDADPAQSPEWQAVLEEARGQTVYFHAWGGEPRINAYIGWAAREVARLYDLRVLHVKVSDTATVVSQVLAEKSVGKSSGGAVDLIWINGENFAAMKDQGLLADKGWAETLPNWRYVDVKNKPTVTIDFTVPTDGQESPWGMAKLVFMYDSARLRTPPASLEELLSFAKANPGRFAYPQPPNFYGTTFLKQVLVDTAPDRGALGRPVDPARFDDMTAPLFAYLDALHGALWRQGQAFPKNAAHMRQLLADGELDIAFSFNPGDASGAIANGELPPSVRTFVLEGGTIGNTHFVAIPFNSSAKAGAKVFADFLLTPMAQTRKQDPDIWGDPTVLNVSALPANEKALFDTMDLGPATLSPEELGPVLPEPHPSWVAALEEAWVKRYGAE, encoded by the coding sequence ATGAAACGACTGTTTGCCGCAACGCTTGGTTTTCTGGGCACGCTGCTGGTGTCCCAGACATCGCTCGCTCAGGACGCCGACCCTGCACAGTCTCCAGAATGGCAGGCCGTTCTGGAGGAAGCCAGAGGGCAGACCGTCTACTTCCACGCCTGGGGCGGTGAACCACGCATCAATGCCTATATCGGCTGGGCCGCCCGCGAAGTCGCTCGCCTTTATGATCTCCGCGTTCTTCATGTGAAGGTCAGCGATACGGCGACGGTCGTTTCCCAGGTGCTTGCCGAAAAATCTGTCGGCAAGAGCTCCGGGGGGGCGGTCGATCTTATCTGGATCAACGGTGAGAATTTCGCTGCCATGAAGGACCAGGGCCTGCTTGCCGACAAGGGCTGGGCCGAGACGCTGCCCAACTGGCGCTACGTCGATGTGAAGAACAAGCCGACCGTGACGATTGATTTCACGGTGCCGACCGACGGTCAGGAAAGCCCTTGGGGCATGGCCAAGCTGGTGTTCATGTATGACAGCGCCCGTCTTAGAACGCCTCCCGCTTCACTTGAGGAACTCCTGAGTTTTGCAAAGGCCAATCCGGGCCGTTTCGCCTACCCGCAACCACCGAATTTCTATGGCACGACGTTTCTGAAACAGGTGCTTGTCGACACCGCGCCCGACAGGGGCGCCCTCGGCAGACCCGTCGACCCGGCCCGGTTCGATGACATGACGGCACCGTTGTTTGCCTATCTCGACGCGCTGCATGGCGCGCTCTGGCGGCAGGGGCAGGCCTTCCCGAAAAATGCTGCCCATATGCGCCAGCTGCTGGCGGACGGTGAACTGGACATCGCCTTTTCGTTCAACCCGGGCGACGCCTCCGGTGCGATCGCCAATGGCGAATTGCCGCCCAGCGTGCGGACCTTCGTGCTGGAGGGTGGCACGATCGGCAACACCCATTTTGTCGCCATTCCCTTCAACAGCTCCGCCAAGGCCGGTGCCAAGGTATTTGCCGACTTCCTGCTGACGCCAATGGCCCAGACCCGCAAGCAGGATCCGGACATCTGGGGCGATCCGACGGTCCTCAATGTCAGTGCCTTGCCAGCCAATGAAAAAGCGCTGTTCGATACGATGGATCTGGGCCCGGCGACCCTCTCGCCGGAGGAACTCGGTCCTGTGCTGCCCGAACCGCATCCCAGCTGGGTCGCGGCGCTCGAGGAAGCCTGGGTGAAACGCTACGGCGCGGAATGA
- the hrpB gene encoding ATP-dependent helicase HrpB, producing the protein MTLVPTFGAPLPIDGVLPELLEALDAGNNAVLVAEPGAGKTTRVPLALLTAGWRGDGKILVLEPRRLAARAAARRMAGELGEKPGETVGYRVRMETRVSARTRIEVITEGVFTRLILDDPELTGVAAILFDEFHERSLDGDLGLALALDVQSALRDDLRLLPMSATLDAAGISRLLGDAPVIESKGRSFPVETRYLGKSPNERIEPQVVRAIRQAITEETGSVLVFLPGQGEIRRTADMLDGKLPAHCQVAPLYGGLDARSQDAAIRPAADGHRKIVLASAIAQTSLTIEGVRVVIDSGLARVPKYEPQTGLTRLETVRVSRASADQRRGRAGRTEPGVCYRLWDEAQTAALPRAEAPEILEADLTGLVLDLAAWGTFDPADLTFADPPPQAAWQEARTLLQDLHALDAGGRLTGDGKALANLPLHPRLAHMVIEGSARGLGRTAALIALILSEPGLGGRDPDLRARLQNLKNDRSPRAKDGRLLAERWLKQAGGSGNDFDTESAGLLLALAYPDRVAQQRGQTGRFRLANGRGAELEPEHGLARQPFLTVADIQGKAASGRIQLCAPIAEDEIEDLFAAEIVEEDEVQLTGDGALKARRVKRYKAVELKSVQIRSADPDAVERALIAETRRRGVTRLAWSKDQQRLKKRVTYARENGAEDLPDLSDSALTDSLETWLQPFLAGCTSLAAIDAALLGNALTALLPYDAANRLDALAPSHFTAPTGSKVPIDYGAAAGPTLSIRVQELFGLKDHPSVCDGRLPLILELLSPAQRPIQITKDLPGFWAGSWADVKADMKGRYPKHPWPDDPTSAEATRRAKPRGT; encoded by the coding sequence ATGACCCTTGTCCCGACCTTCGGGGCACCGCTGCCGATTGACGGTGTCCTGCCGGAACTGCTGGAGGCGCTGGACGCCGGCAACAATGCCGTGCTCGTCGCCGAGCCTGGTGCGGGCAAGACCACGCGCGTTCCCCTGGCCCTCCTGACGGCCGGCTGGCGCGGCGACGGCAAGATCCTGGTCCTGGAACCGCGCCGCCTGGCGGCACGCGCTGCTGCCCGGCGCATGGCCGGCGAACTTGGCGAAAAACCGGGCGAAACGGTCGGCTACCGGGTCCGTATGGAAACCAGGGTCAGTGCCAGGACCCGGATCGAGGTGATCACCGAAGGGGTTTTCACCCGCCTCATCCTGGACGATCCGGAACTCACCGGCGTCGCCGCGATCCTGTTCGACGAATTCCACGAACGGTCTCTCGACGGTGACCTGGGCCTGGCGCTCGCATTGGACGTGCAATCCGCGCTTCGTGACGACCTCCGCCTTCTTCCCATGTCCGCGACGCTGGATGCTGCCGGCATTTCAAGGCTCCTGGGCGATGCACCGGTCATTGAAAGCAAGGGCCGCAGCTTCCCGGTCGAAACACGCTATCTCGGCAAGTCACCGAACGAACGCATCGAACCCCAGGTCGTCCGGGCCATCCGTCAGGCCATCACCGAGGAAACCGGCTCGGTGCTTGTCTTCCTGCCGGGACAGGGTGAAATCCGGCGAACCGCCGACATGCTGGACGGCAAGCTCCCGGCCCATTGCCAGGTGGCACCGCTCTATGGCGGCCTCGACGCCAGGTCACAGGACGCAGCCATCCGGCCGGCCGCCGACGGCCATCGCAAGATCGTGCTCGCGAGCGCGATTGCCCAGACCTCGCTGACGATTGAAGGCGTGCGGGTCGTGATCGACAGTGGTCTCGCACGGGTGCCGAAATACGAACCGCAGACCGGATTGACACGTCTGGAGACCGTGCGGGTGTCGCGCGCCTCGGCAGACCAGCGCCGCGGCCGCGCCGGGCGAACGGAGCCCGGCGTCTGTTACCGGCTCTGGGACGAAGCCCAGACTGCCGCCCTGCCCCGGGCCGAAGCACCGGAAATCCTGGAGGCGGACCTCACCGGTCTGGTTCTGGATCTGGCTGCCTGGGGCACGTTCGATCCGGCCGACCTCACCTTTGCCGATCCACCACCGCAAGCCGCCTGGCAGGAGGCAAGAACCCTGCTCCAGGACCTTCACGCCCTGGATGCCGGCGGGCGGCTGACCGGCGACGGCAAGGCGCTTGCCAATCTGCCGCTGCATCCGCGTCTCGCGCACATGGTGATCGAGGGATCGGCGCGTGGTCTTGGCCGCACCGCTGCCCTGATCGCGCTGATCCTTTCCGAGCCCGGCCTTGGAGGCCGTGATCCGGATCTGCGCGCGCGCCTGCAAAACCTGAAAAACGACAGGAGCCCGAGAGCGAAAGATGGCCGGCTGCTGGCCGAACGCTGGTTGAAACAGGCAGGCGGCAGCGGCAATGACTTCGACACGGAAAGCGCCGGATTGCTGCTGGCGCTCGCCTATCCGGACCGGGTTGCCCAGCAACGCGGTCAGACAGGCCGGTTCCGGCTTGCCAATGGAAGAGGCGCTGAACTGGAGCCTGAGCATGGTCTTGCGCGCCAGCCGTTCCTGACCGTCGCCGACATCCAGGGCAAGGCGGCCAGCGGCCGCATCCAGCTCTGCGCACCGATTGCAGAGGACGAGATCGAGGATCTGTTTGCCGCCGAGATTGTCGAAGAGGACGAGGTGCAGCTGACCGGTGACGGGGCGCTGAAAGCAAGACGGGTCAAGCGCTACAAGGCGGTCGAGCTGAAATCCGTGCAGATCCGGTCGGCGGACCCGGACGCCGTCGAGCGTGCCCTGATTGCCGAAACCCGGCGGCGCGGTGTGACGCGGCTGGCCTGGAGCAAGGACCAGCAAAGGCTGAAGAAACGCGTGACCTATGCGCGGGAGAACGGCGCGGAGGACCTGCCGGATCTCTCCGACAGCGCGTTGACGGACAGTCTTGAGACCTGGCTGCAGCCGTTCCTGGCAGGCTGCACCAGCCTTGCCGCCATCGATGCTGCGCTTTTAGGAAACGCGCTGACGGCGCTCCTGCCCTATGACGCGGCCAACCGGCTGGACGCGCTTGCCCCGTCCCATTTCACGGCACCGACGGGCAGCAAGGTCCCGATCGACTATGGTGCAGCGGCCGGGCCGACCCTGTCGATCCGGGTGCAGGAACTGTTCGGCTTGAAAGACCATCCAAGCGTCTGCGACGGCAGGCTCCCGCTGATCCTGGAACTGCTCTCGCCGGCGCAGCGGCCCATCCAGATCACGAAGGACCTGCCCGGCTTCTGGGCCGGTTCCTGGGCCGACGTGAAGGCCGACATGAAGGGCCGCTATCCCAAACACCCCTGGCCGGACGATCCGACCTCGGCGGAGGCGACCAGGCGGGCGAAGCCGCGGGGGACGTAG
- a CDS encoding ROK family protein, whose translation MSFSTRSKAFAYPVLVADIGGTNARFALVDDASAPTRMCGKTATAGHPDISSAIREVVMNGTGPTPRTAIIAVAGPVTGDRIPLTNAAWVIEPLKMIADLGLEEVIVLNDFEAQALALPGYRGEDIEQVGSGAVRKESAKFVLGPGTGLGAAAMIYASNTWIPVPGEGGHVELGPVTAEDMDLWPHIERVGERLGAEQILSGTGLPRLARGVAAHLKAERSFATAAAITAAAEDNDPVAVKTLEVFARALGRVAGDFALTVLARGGVYLTGGVTPRITRFLTDGGFREAFEAKAPHEALMAKIPTFIVRHPDPALEGLASFARTPDAFAVDMQGRQWMNGAA comes from the coding sequence ATGAGTTTTTCGACCCGCTCCAAAGCCTTTGCCTATCCGGTCCTTGTTGCCGACATCGGCGGCACCAACGCCCGTTTCGCCCTTGTGGATGACGCAAGCGCGCCCACGCGCATGTGCGGCAAGACCGCGACCGCCGGTCATCCCGACATTTCCTCCGCCATCCGCGAAGTGGTGATGAACGGGACCGGCCCGACGCCGCGCACGGCCATCATCGCCGTGGCCGGCCCGGTCACAGGCGACCGGATCCCGCTGACCAATGCGGCCTGGGTCATCGAACCTCTGAAGATGATCGCAGATCTCGGTCTGGAAGAAGTCATCGTGCTCAACGATTTCGAGGCCCAGGCTCTCGCCTTGCCGGGGTATCGCGGTGAAGACATCGAACAGGTTGGCTCCGGCGCCGTCCGGAAGGAAAGCGCCAAATTCGTCCTGGGTCCGGGAACCGGCCTCGGGGCCGCGGCCATGATCTATGCGTCCAACACCTGGATTCCGGTACCGGGCGAAGGTGGGCACGTGGAGCTCGGGCCCGTCACGGCCGAAGACATGGACCTCTGGCCGCATATCGAACGGGTCGGGGAACGCCTGGGCGCCGAACAGATCCTGAGCGGCACCGGCCTGCCGCGCCTGGCGCGCGGCGTTGCGGCCCACCTGAAGGCCGAACGCAGTTTTGCCACCGCCGCCGCCATTACCGCGGCTGCGGAAGACAACGATCCGGTCGCCGTCAAAACCCTTGAGGTGTTTGCCCGCGCGCTTGGCCGCGTTGCCGGCGACTTCGCGCTGACCGTGCTTGCCCGCGGCGGCGTCTACCTGACCGGCGGCGTCACGCCACGGATCACCCGCTTCCTGACAGATGGCGGCTTCCGGGAAGCGTTCGAAGCCAAGGCGCCGCACGAGGCGCTGATGGCCAAGATCCCGACCTTCATCGTGCGCCATCCGGATCCCGCGCTTGAGGGCCTTGCATCCTTTGCCCGCACGCCGGACGCCTTTGCCGTCGACATGCAGGGCCGGCAGTGGATGAACGGGGCCGCCTGA